A genomic stretch from Streptomyces venezuelae ATCC 10712 includes:
- the nucS gene encoding endonuclease NucS produces MRLVIARCSVDYAGRLTAHLPSAPRLILVKADGSVSVHADDRAYKPLNWMSPPCTLKENYDGDAGEAGVWTVINKAGEKLIITMEEILHDSSHELGVDPGLIKDGVEAHLQELLADRIETLGDGYTLIRREYPTAIGPVDILCRDSDGATVAVEIKRRGEIDGVEQLTRYLELLNRDPHLAPVRGVFAAQEIKPQARVLATDRGIGCVVLDYDALRGIEDDKLRLF; encoded by the coding sequence ATGCGTCTCGTCATTGCCCGTTGCTCCGTGGACTACGCGGGCCGGCTCACGGCCCACCTGCCCTCCGCGCCCCGTCTCATCCTGGTCAAGGCAGACGGCAGCGTCTCCGTCCACGCGGACGACCGGGCGTACAAACCGCTCAACTGGATGTCCCCGCCGTGCACCCTCAAGGAGAACTACGACGGTGACGCCGGCGAGGCGGGCGTCTGGACCGTGATCAACAAAGCGGGCGAGAAACTGATCATCACGATGGAGGAGATCCTCCACGACTCCTCGCACGAACTGGGTGTGGACCCGGGTCTCATCAAGGACGGCGTCGAGGCGCACCTGCAGGAGCTGCTCGCCGACCGCATCGAGACCCTCGGCGACGGCTACACCCTGATCCGCCGCGAGTACCCGACGGCGATCGGCCCGGTGGACATCCTGTGCCGTGACTCCGACGGCGCGACGGTCGCAGTGGAGATCAAGCGACGCGGCGAGATCGACGGCGTCGAGCAGCTGACCCGCTACCTGGAACTGCTCAACCGCGACCCGCACCTGGCTCCGGTGCGCGGCGTGTTCGCGGCGCAGGAGATCAAGCCGCAGGCGCGGGTGCTCGCGACGGACCGCGGGATCGGCTGCGTGGTGCTGGACTACGACGCCCTGCGGGGCATCGAGGACGACAAGCTGCGGCTGTTCTGA
- a CDS encoding ATP-binding protein, giving the protein MDPINRGPEEYGHDAEGEDARQGRGTPAPAPARARVVRLVSGDLLVTVNPVDGSEIEPCPPGQEPAAPRPRTTEERAEAVRAAAPPVPPGPPAPALPLLERQEERERLTAILGRGRSARLTGPAGSGRSTLLDAVAADCAGLAPDGVVRLSGLHRTPAELLHELFVAVRYAPDHRPGRAELLDRLREIGAVVVVDDLEFGGAALDELLAAAPECAFLLAATPDVPAPSADGAVEEVQLGGLGRGAALTLLESAAGRTLTDDEANWAGDLWFESEGLPLRFVQAGALLRQRDRLRVTPAEFDAFGALEEAFGPTDADTAAAAFDGLDDPDVELREIPLPSLGEGAAPAALLASRLSRSAQAALRFAVALGGEVPHQAHLPALVGDTHADAALGELMACGLLSPAGPRYRLAAGVLTQLLAHGYATEAADRAHTVAQHYAWWAAHPSVTPERAAAESDALLAALTALVAGSTAPEAAAEHRATAVRLARAAAPAFAAGLHWGAWERALRAGQEAARRAGEVAEEAYFHHELGILALCAGHLERARAELEASIGMRGALADKRGTVAGRRALALVADLSGEHAALEPVSPPRGTPALRGPAARRTAPEPPTAPLPGGALRKAPAAPAGIPGRGPGQPPAPAFPDFADEGPTLISGPAPARGGALGALGGLKGGILNGARRNLAAVGAGALLVAVLGTVVTLGATSGNGEDPATNHVTSDSTATDGSTGDGSDTGEEPAEGEEGKPGETGDPTHSGAPNPSASGNTSPSGTASTGGTATTSGTPSSSQSPTTTTAPTGTTAPPTGSTTRPPKPTTTTPPKPTTTPKPTTTTTTPPATTTAPPATTTPPTTTPPGESTDGPSNSASSSLGAPPAPGDSTASETPA; this is encoded by the coding sequence ATGGACCCGATCAACCGGGGGCCGGAGGAGTACGGACACGACGCCGAGGGCGAGGACGCCCGCCAGGGACGCGGCACCCCCGCGCCCGCACCCGCGCGTGCCCGCGTCGTCCGGCTCGTCTCAGGCGACCTGCTCGTCACCGTCAACCCCGTCGACGGCAGCGAGATCGAACCCTGCCCGCCCGGACAGGAACCCGCCGCCCCGCGCCCCCGCACCACCGAGGAACGCGCCGAGGCCGTCCGCGCCGCCGCCCCGCCCGTACCGCCGGGCCCGCCCGCGCCCGCACTGCCCCTCCTCGAACGCCAGGAGGAGCGCGAGCGCCTCACCGCCATCCTCGGCCGCGGCCGCTCCGCCCGCCTGACCGGCCCCGCCGGGTCCGGCCGCAGCACCCTCCTCGACGCGGTCGCCGCCGACTGCGCCGGACTCGCACCCGACGGCGTCGTCCGCCTCTCCGGCCTCCACCGCACCCCCGCCGAACTCCTCCACGAACTCTTCGTCGCCGTCCGGTACGCCCCCGACCACCGGCCCGGCCGGGCCGAGCTCCTCGACCGGCTCCGCGAGATCGGCGCCGTCGTGGTCGTCGACGACCTGGAGTTCGGCGGCGCCGCCCTCGACGAACTCCTCGCCGCCGCCCCGGAGTGCGCCTTCCTCCTCGCCGCCACACCCGACGTACCCGCCCCCTCGGCCGACGGGGCCGTCGAAGAGGTTCAGCTCGGCGGCCTCGGCCGCGGCGCCGCCCTCACGCTCCTGGAGAGCGCCGCCGGCCGGACCCTCACCGACGACGAGGCCAACTGGGCCGGCGACCTGTGGTTCGAGTCCGAAGGACTCCCGCTCCGCTTCGTCCAGGCCGGCGCCCTGCTCCGGCAGCGCGACCGGCTGCGCGTCACCCCCGCAGAGTTCGACGCCTTCGGCGCCCTCGAAGAGGCCTTCGGCCCGACCGACGCCGACACGGCCGCGGCGGCCTTCGACGGACTCGACGACCCCGACGTCGAACTGCGCGAGATACCCCTGCCCAGCCTCGGCGAGGGCGCCGCCCCCGCCGCCCTCCTCGCCTCCCGGCTCAGCCGCTCCGCCCAGGCCGCCCTGCGGTTCGCCGTCGCCCTCGGCGGCGAGGTCCCGCACCAGGCCCACCTCCCGGCCCTCGTCGGCGACACCCACGCCGACGCCGCCCTCGGCGAACTCATGGCCTGCGGACTGCTCTCCCCGGCCGGCCCCCGCTACCGGCTCGCCGCCGGAGTGCTCACCCAGCTCCTCGCCCACGGGTACGCCACCGAGGCCGCCGACCGCGCCCACACCGTCGCCCAGCACTACGCCTGGTGGGCCGCCCACCCCTCCGTCACCCCCGAGCGAGCCGCCGCCGAGTCCGACGCCCTGCTCGCCGCCCTCACCGCCCTCGTCGCCGGGAGCACCGCACCCGAGGCCGCCGCCGAGCACCGCGCCACCGCCGTCCGGCTCGCCCGCGCCGCCGCCCCCGCCTTCGCCGCCGGACTGCACTGGGGCGCCTGGGAGCGGGCCCTGCGGGCCGGGCAGGAGGCCGCCCGGCGCGCCGGCGAGGTCGCCGAGGAGGCCTACTTCCACCACGAGCTCGGCATCCTCGCCCTGTGCGCGGGCCACCTGGAGCGGGCCCGCGCCGAGCTGGAGGCCTCGATCGGCATGCGCGGGGCGCTCGCCGACAAGCGCGGCACCGTCGCCGGCCGCCGGGCGCTCGCCCTCGTCGCCGACCTCTCCGGGGAGCACGCCGCCCTGGAGCCCGTCTCCCCGCCGCGCGGCACCCCGGCCCTGCGCGGCCCCGCCGCCCGCCGCACGGCCCCCGAGCCCCCCACCGCGCCGCTGCCGGGCGGAGCCCTCCGCAAGGCCCCGGCCGCGCCCGCCGGCATCCCCGGGCGGGGCCCGGGGCAGCCACCGGCCCCGGCGTTCCCCGACTTCGCCGACGAGGGCCCGACGCTCATCAGCGGCCCGGCCCCCGCCCGGGGCGGCGCCCTGGGCGCCCTGGGCGGCCTCAAGGGGGGCATCCTCAACGGCGCGCGCCGCAACCTCGCCGCCGTCGGCGCGGGCGCGCTGCTCGTCGCCGTCCTCGGCACCGTCGTGACCCTCGGTGCCACCTCCGGCAACGGCGAGGACCCGGCCACCAACCACGTCACGTCCGACAGCACCGCCACCGACGGCTCCACCGGCGACGGGTCCGACACGGGGGAGGAGCCCGCCGAGGGCGAGGAGGGCAAGCCGGGCGAGACCGGCGACCCCACCCACTCCGGCGCCCCGAACCCCTCGGCCTCCGGGAACACCTCCCCGTCGGGCACGGCGAGCACGGGCGGCACCGCCACCACCTCCGGCACCCCGTCGTCCTCGCAGAGCCCGACGACGACCACGGCCCCCACGGGGACGACGGCCCCGCCGACGGGCTCGACGACCCGGCCGCCGAAGCCGACGACCACGACCCCGCCGAAGCCGACGACGACGCCGAAGCCGACGACCACGACGACGACGCCGCCTGCGACGACGACCGCGCCGCCGGCGACCACGACCCCGCCGACGACCACTCCGCCCGGCGAGAGCACGGACGGCCCCAGCAACTCCGCCTCCTCGTCCCTCGGCGCCCCGCCCGCCCCCGGCGACTCCACCGCCTCGGAGACGCCGGCCTGA
- a CDS encoding SCO5389 family protein — protein sequence MSLDVSPALLEQAERGEVDEADFVDCVRTSLPYAWEMISSLVAQLKVDGGEFADNQTPPPNEQARGQLLRALASDAIRGALQRHFGVRLAFQNCHRVAVFPLDPSVDERLARFTSVRGQLLNQSPELRDC from the coding sequence ATGTCGCTCGACGTCTCACCGGCACTGTTGGAACAGGCCGAGCGAGGCGAGGTCGACGAAGCCGACTTCGTCGACTGCGTCCGGACCTCCCTGCCCTACGCATGGGAGATGATCAGTTCTCTGGTGGCCCAGCTGAAGGTCGACGGCGGAGAGTTCGCCGACAACCAGACGCCGCCGCCGAATGAGCAGGCACGTGGTCAGCTGCTGCGCGCGCTCGCGAGCGATGCCATTCGTGGTGCGCTGCAGCGGCATTTCGGGGTGCGTCTCGCCTTCCAGAACTGCCACCGCGTGGCGGTGTTCCCGCTGGACCCGTCGGTGGACGAGCGGCTCGCCCGCTTCACTTCCGTACGGGGGCAGCTGCTGAACCAGTCGCCGGAACTGCGCGACTGCTGA
- a CDS encoding STAS domain-containing protein, with protein MHIRGDHVELVVGGRLDVRSAADARTVLHSAVDDGVGDLVLDLTGLDSWDATGLGVIMGAHRRAGRCGRRLVLRGVPPQMQRLLVATKLHRILAIEGGLALESLPRV; from the coding sequence ATGCACATCAGGGGCGACCACGTCGAGCTGGTCGTCGGGGGCCGCCTCGACGTCCGCAGCGCGGCGGACGCCCGTACGGTCCTGCACTCGGCCGTCGACGACGGAGTCGGCGACCTGGTGCTCGACCTGACCGGCCTCGACTCCTGGGACGCGACCGGGCTCGGCGTCATCATGGGCGCCCACCGACGGGCCGGCCGCTGCGGCCGACGGCTCGTCCTGCGCGGCGTACCGCCCCAGATGCAGCGGCTGCTCGTCGCCACGAAGCTGCACCGCATCCTCGCCATCGAGGGCGGCCTCGCCCTGGAGTCCCTGCCCCGGGTGTGA